TGCTGCGCGGTCGAGGGATCGGCGGGCGCGGCCGTGGGGTCGGATTGATCGAAACCAGGCTGGGGCTGGGATTGGGGCTGGGCTGGGGACTGGGACGGGGTCGATCGCGTCGCCTGGCGCGCCGGCGGCGCACGCGTCGCGAGATCGCCATCGATCGCGCGATTGGGATCGATCGTCGCCACCTGCGCGGTGGCGTTGCCCGCCAGCAGCAGCGCGGCCAGCGCCATGCATCCGATCACCCGCTTCGTCATTCCGTGCCCCTCGTCAGCCCCGTCGTCCGCCGGGTTAACCACTCGCGCGCTTGCGGGGCAATGAACGAAGTGCCGGACGGGGGCGAATTTGCGCCCGATCATCGGCAACACCCGGTTGATCCCCCGAAATACCGCCGCTATAGCCGCGATCCTGCCGCATCCGGAGACGTGGGTGAGTGGCTGAAACCAACGCTTTGCTAAAGCGTCGTACGGGAAACCGTACCGAGGGTTCGAATCCCTCCGTCTCCGCCAGCCGATGATCCGACGATATCCGGCGCTGGCCCGCGATCCGAAAACCTGGACGGTCCAGCTCGCCGCGCCAAGGCCCAATCTTGATGACGCGCCGGGCGCGATGAGCGATCGCGGCGAATCCGTCACCGAACCCGGTGACGCCGCGCGCCGTCGCCGGCGGCGAAAAAAGCGGCCGCTATATGCCAGCGCTATGCGAATCATCGGAATCGCTCTCGAATTGCAACGCACGCCGGGCCTAATCGCGCTCCCCTGAAGCGGATCGTCATGGGGCGATCGCTCCTCAAGGGGTGCAAGAATGAAGTTTTGCCAAGCCGTCGCCGCCGCCGTGGTTCTCGCGCTGCCGGTTGTCGCGCACGCGCAGTCCGCGCCTCCGGGCAAGAGCGAGGCTGCGACCGATACGCCGCCGCCGCCGGCGCTCACGATCAGCGGCTCGGCCGCGATCGTGTCGGATTACCGTCTGCGCGGCATCTCGCAGAGCGACGAGCACATGGCCGTCCAGGCGGGCATCACCGTCGCGCACGACAGCGGCTTCTACGTCGGCACCTGGGCCTCGAACCTTGCCGGCTGGGGCACGTTCGGCGGCGCGAACATGGAGCTCGACCTGATCGGCGGCTACAAGACCAGGGTGTCGCCGACCGGCACGCTCGACGTCGGCCTGACCTGGTACATGTATCCCGGCGGCGCGTCGAAGACCGACTATGCCGAACCCTATGCGAAGCTGTCCGGCACGGCCGGCCCGGTGTCGTTGACCGCAGGCGCCGCTTATGCCCCCAAGCAGCAGGCGATCGGCAAATGGTACGACAACGGCGCCAGCGCGGCGCGTGGGGTCTACGATCATCCCGGCGCGAAGAGCGACAACCTGTATCTGTGGGGTGACGGCGCCGCCGCGATCCACGGCACGCCCTTCACCGCCAAGGCGCACATCGGCCACAGCTGGGGCATGGACGGGCTCGGACCCAACGCCACGGCGCCGACGCCGACCGGCGCATACTGGGACTGGTCGCTGGGCGCCGACACGACGTACCGCAACCTGACGCTGGGCCTGTCGTGGGTCGACACCAGCATTTCCGACCGCGACGCCGCCTATCTGCGGCCGAGCTTCAGCAAGGGCCAGGACGGCACCGGCAACATCGCCGGAAGCACCCTCCTCGCCACGCTGACCGCGGCATTCTGATCGTTGGAGGATGGCAATGCAGGATCTGGTCTGGATCGCGATCATCATCGGGCTCGTCGCGCTCACGCTCGCCTTCGCCCGTCTTTGCGACAACGCATAAGGGAGACCCGGCGATGACGCTCGACCTCTGGCTGGCGGCGCTGACCGCATTTGGCCTTCTTGTCTATCTCGTGGCGGTGCTGATCCGCCCCGAACGCTTCTGAGGGAGGCGATCCATGACACTCCAGGGCTGGTTCCTGATCCTCCTGTTCGTCGGCATCCTGCTGGCGCTCACCAAACCGATGGGGCTGTGGCTCCATACGCTCTACGAAGGCCGGCGGACGCCGCTGCACGGCGTGCTGGGCCCGATCGAACGCGGCTTCTACAGGCTCTCCGGCATCGATCCGGCGGCCGAGCAGAGCTGGCGCCGCTACGCCGTCCACATGCTGCTGTTCAACGTGGCGCTGCTGATCCTGACCTATGCCGTGCTGAGGCTCCAGGGCGTGCTGCCGGGCAATCCGCAGGGTCTGGCGGGCCTGTCGCCGGATCTCGCCTTCAACACCGCGGTCAGCTTCACCACCAACACCAACTGGCAGAGCTACAGCGGCGAAAGCACCATGTCGAACCTCAGCCAGATGCTGGGGCTGACCATCCACAACTTCCTGTCGGCCGCGACGGGGATCGCGCTCGCCTTTGCCCTGTTCCGCGGTTTCGCGCGGCGCGAGGCCCTGAAGAACGGGATGGGGGCGATCGGCAATTTCTGGGCCGACGTCACGCGGATCACGCTGTACCTGCTGCTGCCGCTGTGCATCGTCTACACTGTCTTCCTGATCGCCAGCGGCGTGCCGCAGACGATGGCGGGCGTCGTCAACGTCCAGACGCTGGAAGGCGCGAAACAGGCGCTGCTGCTGGGGCCGGTCGCCAGCCAGGAAGCGATCAAGATGCTCGGCACCAACGGCGGCGGCTTCTTCAACGCCAACAGCGCCCACCCGTTCGAAAACCCGACCGCGCTGGTCGATTTCGCGCAGATGCTGTCGATCTTCGTCATCGGTTTCGGCCTGACCTGGACGTTCGGCAAGGCCGTCGGCAACACGCGTCAGGGCTGGGCGATCCTGTCGGCGATGGTGATCCTATTCCTCGCCGGCGTGACGGTCACCTATTGGCAGGAAGCGGCAGGCAACCCGATCCTTCACCATGTCGGCGTCGCCGGGGGCAATATGGAGGGCAAGGAGGTGCGCTTCGGCATCGCCGCCTCCGCCCTGTTCTCGGTCGTGACCACGGCGGCATCGTGCGGCGCGGTCAATGCCATGCACGACAGCTTCACCGCGCTCGGCGGCATGATCCCGCTGTTCAACATCCAGCTGGGCGAGGTCGTGGTCGGCGGCGTCGGTGCGGGCATCTACGGCTTCCTGCTGTTCGCCATCCTGGCGGTGTTCGTCGCGGGCCTGATGGTCGGGCGCACGCCGGAATATGTCGGCAAGAAAATCGAGAGCCGCGAGGTGAAGCTCGCCGTGCTCGCCATCGCGGTGCTGCCGCTGCTCATCCTGGGGCTGACCGCCTTGTCGTCGGTGCTGCAGCAGGGTCTCGCCGGACCGCTCAACAAGGGGCCGCACGGCTTCAGCGAAATCCTGTACGCCTTCACCAGCGCGGTGGGGAACAACGGGTCCGCCTTCGCGGGGCTCACCGCCAACACGCCCTATTACAATGGGCTGCTCGGGATCGCGATGTGGGGCGGTCGATTCTTCATCATCGTGCCGATGCTGGCGATCGCCGGCAGCCTCGCGGCGAAGAAGTACACGCCTGAAAGCGCCGGCTCGTTCCCGACCACCGGGGGCCTGTGGGTCGGACTGCTCGTCGGCATCGTGCTGATCCTGGGCGGCCTCACCTTCCTGCCGAGCCTCGCGCTCGGTCCCATCGCCGATCATCTCGCGATGATCCGCGGCCAGCTGTTCTGATCGGGGGCCACCATGGCAAAAGCCCAATCCCAAAAATCTTCGGCCAAAAGCCTGTTCACCGCCGACCTGGTCGTGCCCGCGATCAAGGCGTCGTTCCTGAAGCTCGACCCGCGCCAGCTGGTCCGCAACCCCGTCATGTTCGTGACCGCTGCGGTCGCGGCGCTGATGACCGTCCTGCTTGTCATCGGGCACGACAACCTGACGACCGCCTTCAAGGCGCAGCTCGCCGTCTGGCTGTGGCTGACCGTGCTGTTCGGCACCTTCGCCGAAGCGCTCGCCGAAGGCCGCGGCAAGGCGCAGGCCGCCAGCCTGCGTGCGACCAAGGCGGAACTGACCGCCAAACGGCTGAAGGGCGACGGCCGCGCCTATGACAACGTGTCGGCCAGCCAGCTCAAGGTCGGCGACATCGTGCTGGTCGAAACCAACGATCTCATCCCGTCGGACGGCGACGTCGTGTCGGGTGTCGCCTCGGTCAACGAGGCGGCGATCACCGGGGAAAGCGCGCCGGTGATCCGCGAGGCGGGCGGCGACCGGTCGGCGGTGACGGCGGGCACCCGCGTCATCTCGGACGAGATCCGCGTCAAGGTGACGGTGGAGCCGGGCAAGGGCTTCCTCGATCGGATGATCGCGCTGGTCGAGGGGGCGGAGCGGCAGAAGACGCCGAACGAAGTCGCGCTGACCATCCTGCTCGTCGGCCTGACGATCATCTTCCTGATCGCCGTCGGCACCATCCCCGGCTTCGCCAGCTACGCCGGCGGCAGCATTCCCGTCGCGATCCTGGCGGCGCTGCTCATCACGCTGATCCCGACGACGATCGCGGCATTGCTGTCGGCGATCGGCATCGCGGGCATGGACCGGCTCGTGCGCTTCAACGTGCTCGCCAAGTCGGGCCGCGCGGTGGAGGCGGCCGGCGACATCGACGTCCTGCTGCTCGACAAGACCGGCACGATCACCATCGGTGATCGCCAGGCCAGCGAGTTCCGCAGCGTCGGTGGCACCAGCGATGCCGAACTGGCGGAGGCGGCGCTGCTTGCCAGCCTGGCGGACGAGACGCCGGAAGGCCGCTCGATCGTCGTCCTGGCGCGCGACCGGTTCAACCTGCAGCGCGCGATGCCGGAGGGGGCGGAAGTCATCCCCTTCACCGCGCAG
This portion of the Sphingomonas sp. FARSPH genome encodes:
- a CDS encoding TorF family putative porin, with the translated sequence MKFCQAVAAAVVLALPVVAHAQSAPPGKSEAATDTPPPPALTISGSAAIVSDYRLRGISQSDEHMAVQAGITVAHDSGFYVGTWASNLAGWGTFGGANMELDLIGGYKTRVSPTGTLDVGLTWYMYPGGASKTDYAEPYAKLSGTAGPVSLTAGAAYAPKQQAIGKWYDNGASAARGVYDHPGAKSDNLYLWGDGAAAIHGTPFTAKAHIGHSWGMDGLGPNATAPTPTGAYWDWSLGADTTYRNLTLGLSWVDTSISDRDAAYLRPSFSKGQDGTGNIAGSTLLATLTAAF
- the kdpF gene encoding K(+)-transporting ATPase subunit F translates to MTLDLWLAALTAFGLLVYLVAVLIRPERF
- the kdpA gene encoding potassium-transporting ATPase subunit KdpA — translated: MTLQGWFLILLFVGILLALTKPMGLWLHTLYEGRRTPLHGVLGPIERGFYRLSGIDPAAEQSWRRYAVHMLLFNVALLILTYAVLRLQGVLPGNPQGLAGLSPDLAFNTAVSFTTNTNWQSYSGESTMSNLSQMLGLTIHNFLSAATGIALAFALFRGFARREALKNGMGAIGNFWADVTRITLYLLLPLCIVYTVFLIASGVPQTMAGVVNVQTLEGAKQALLLGPVASQEAIKMLGTNGGGFFNANSAHPFENPTALVDFAQMLSIFVIGFGLTWTFGKAVGNTRQGWAILSAMVILFLAGVTVTYWQEAAGNPILHHVGVAGGNMEGKEVRFGIAASALFSVVTTAASCGAVNAMHDSFTALGGMIPLFNIQLGEVVVGGVGAGIYGFLLFAILAVFVAGLMVGRTPEYVGKKIESREVKLAVLAIAVLPLLILGLTALSSVLQQGLAGPLNKGPHGFSEILYAFTSAVGNNGSAFAGLTANTPYYNGLLGIAMWGGRFFIIVPMLAIAGSLAAKKYTPESAGSFPTTGGLWVGLLVGIVLILGGLTFLPSLALGPIADHLAMIRGQLF
- the kdpB gene encoding potassium-transporting ATPase subunit KdpB, which encodes MAKAQSQKSSAKSLFTADLVVPAIKASFLKLDPRQLVRNPVMFVTAAVAALMTVLLVIGHDNLTTAFKAQLAVWLWLTVLFGTFAEALAEGRGKAQAASLRATKAELTAKRLKGDGRAYDNVSASQLKVGDIVLVETNDLIPSDGDVVSGVASVNEAAITGESAPVIREAGGDRSAVTAGTRVISDEIRVKVTVEPGKGFLDRMIALVEGAERQKTPNEVALTILLVGLTIIFLIAVGTIPGFASYAGGSIPVAILAALLITLIPTTIAALLSAIGIAGMDRLVRFNVLAKSGRAVEAAGDIDVLLLDKTGTITIGDRQASEFRSVGGTSDAELAEAALLASLADETPEGRSIVVLARDRFNLQRAMPEGAEVIPFTAQTRVSGVRFGDTLIQKGAVDSILRANAGSGETAAATELRRITDEIARAGGTPLAVAKDGRLLGAIFLKDVVKAGIRERFGELRTMGIRTVMITGDNPLTAAAIAAEAGVDDFLAQATPEDKLDLIRKEQQGGKLVAMCGDGTNDAPALAQADVGVAMNTGTQAAREAGNMVDLDSDPTKLIEVVGLGKQLLMTRGALTTFSVANDVAKYFAIIPAMFVALYPGLGVLNVMGLATPQSAILSAIIFNAIIIPLLVPLALKGVAYKPMGAGPLLARNLAVYGLGGLVAPFVGIKLIDLVVGGLGLA